From the Halobacterium zhouii genome, the window CGTCACGGCGGGGGCTCGTCGACGTCGTCCGTGCCGTCGCTACGGCCTGTGTCGTCTGAACCAACGTTCTGGTCGACTTCGCCGCGAAGAATATCGATCTCCTCCTCGATAGCCTCGGTGTTCCGTCGGCGGCGGGTCGACCCATTTGTCTCGCGGAGTTCGGCCTCGATCTCGTCAGTGAGTCGCTCGGCGTCCTCGAGCAGGTCCCGTGCCGTCTGCGAACTCGGAAGGTCGCCGGACTCGACGGCGGCATCGAGGTCGGAGAGCGCTCTGTCGAGTGAGGCAAGCGTCTCCCGCCCGAGCGACTCGGCGCGTTCTCGGGTACGGTCTGCGTGCTGGCGGGCGCGGTCTGCGCGTTCGCTCGTTGCCTGCCCGCGGTCCATCGCGCGGAGCACCGCACCGAGTCCCTCCAGTATCCGTATCTGGGCTTCGAGCATCGCAACGGCCGTTGGAATCGTGTACTGTTCGGTGAACCGCAGCAACTCTCGGGGGTGCGGTGGCCGTGGAAGACCAAGTGGTCCGCGACGCGGTCGGAGCTCCCGGCGCAGCTCCGCCAGCGTTCGCTCGAGTTCGCCGACGCGCGCCTCGAGGTTGTCGTGGTCGCGGCGCTGTGACATGCGTTTCTGTTGGTTCCGGAAGGACTTAGCCGTGGGTGGCCGGGAACGTTCCAATCCTTGGCGTCAATTGCGTACAGACGGTGTGCTGCGTTCGCGGGGCGGCCACCGTGCTCGCGTCGTCGGCGCTCGCGGTGAACCCGCTCATCGGATGCGCCTCACGCCCCGCAGCTGAATTCAGGTCACGCCAGTGGATGGCCCTGGCCTGGTATTTGAACGTTCGCGACGAGGATTCCCCCTAGAATCCCTCGCGCATCAGGGGCTGACTCTCCGGAAGGAGTTCGCCGAGTTCGTCGACAGTGGCCGCGTCTGCCTCCACATCCCCGACGGTGGCGAGCTC encodes:
- a CDS encoding DUF7547 family protein is translated as MSQRRDHDNLEARVGELERTLAELRRELRPRRGPLGLPRPPHPRELLRFTEQYTIPTAVAMLEAQIRILEGLGAVLRAMDRGQATSERADRARQHADRTRERAESLGRETLASLDRALSDLDAAVESGDLPSSQTARDLLEDAERLTDEIEAELRETNGSTRRRRNTEAIEEEIDILRGEVDQNVGSDDTGRSDGTDDVDEPPP